The following is a genomic window from Nocardioides thalensis.
GTCGGCTCGGAGGACTCCGTCGACCTGTCGATGATCGAGGGGCTGCTGACCCGGCACGAGGACGCCCTCATGGTCCTCGCCGCCCCGGCGCACCCCGACGTCCGCGAGCGGGTCACGCCCCTGCTGATCTCGCGCATCCTGCGCGCGCTGCGCGACGGCTTCGACTACGTGGTCGTCGACACCTCGCCGTCGTTCGACGACGCCACGCTGACCGCGCTCGACGAGACCGACGAGTGCGTCGTCGTGGCGACCCTCGACGTGCCGACGCTGAAGAACGTCAAGGTCGCCCTCGAGACGATGGACGTGCTCAACATCGCCCGCGGTCACCGGCACCTCTTCCTCAACCGGGCCGACCCCGAGATCGGCATCAGCATCGAGAAGGTCGAGAGCATCCTGGGGATGCCGGTCTCGTCGCGGGTCGCGAGCGCGATGGACGTCGCGGCCTCGACGAACACCGGCACCCCGATCGTGGTCGCCAAGCCGGGTCACCCGGCGAGCATGGCGTTCTACAGCCTGGCGTCCTCGGTGACCGGTGAGCCGGTGGCCCCGCCCGCCGGCACCGTCCCGACCGCCTCCGAGCCGGGACGGCGCGGGCTCTTCCGGCGAGGGAGGTCCTGATGTCCAGCCTCGCCGAGCGGTTGGCCGCCGCACGCCGGGAGGCGGCGGTCGCAGGCAAGCACGCCGGTGAGCCGGCGGCAGACCACGTCGGGCGCGCCGAGGAGTCTCCGGCCGCTCCGATGACCGCGGACGCCGTACCGCCCGCGCCGAAGCCGGGTCCGTTGGCATCGCGTGCCGCGGCCAGCGGTGCCGAGATGACCCCGCAGCGCCGGATGATGGCCTCCCAGGAGGACCGCATCGACGACCTCAAGGCGAGCGTCCACGACGAGCTGCTCAAGCAGCTCGGCCCGCACCTGTACGACGCCGACATGGACCAGGCCGAGCTGGAGCAGAAGGTCCGCACCGTCCTGTCCGAGGTGCTCGGCGCCCAGGAGGCGCCGCTCAGCAACGCCGACCGGCTCCGCGTCACGACCGAGATCAGCGACGACATCCTCGGCTACGGGCCCATCGACCCGTTCCTCCGCGACCCGGAGGTCTCCGAGGTCATGGTCAACGGCCACAACGACGTGTGGCTGGAGAAGAGCGGCCGGCTGATGAAGGCCGACGCCCACTTCGCGGACGAGGCCCACCTGCGCCGCACGATCGACAAGATCGTGTCGCGCATCGGCCGCCGCGTCGACGAGGCCAGCCCGATGGTGGACGCTCGCCTCCCCGACGGGAGCCGCGTCAACGCGATCATCCCGCCGCTCGCCATCGACGGCGCCGCGCTCACCATCCGGAAATTCTCGACCGACCCGCTGACGGTGCAGGACCTGATCAGCTTCGGGTCGCTCTCCCCCGCCACCGCGGACTTCCTCGACGCCTGCGTGCGCGGCCGCCTCAACATCATCGTCTCGGGCGGCACCGGCGCCGGCAAGACGACGACGCTCAACGTGCTGTCGTCGTTCATCCCGACCGACGAGCGCATCGTCACGATCGAGGACGCCGCTGAGCTCCAGC
Proteins encoded in this region:
- a CDS encoding CpaF family protein produces the protein MSSLAERLAAARREAAVAGKHAGEPAADHVGRAEESPAAPMTADAVPPAPKPGPLASRAAASGAEMTPQRRMMASQEDRIDDLKASVHDELLKQLGPHLYDADMDQAELEQKVRTVLSEVLGAQEAPLSNADRLRVTTEISDDILGYGPIDPFLRDPEVSEVMVNGHNDVWLEKSGRLMKADAHFADEAHLRRTIDKIVSRIGRRVDEASPMVDARLPDGSRVNAIIPPLAIDGAALTIRKFSTDPLTVQDLISFGSLSPATADFLDACVRGRLNIIVSGGTGAGKTTTLNVLSSFIPTDERIVTIEDAAELQLKQEHVVRLESRPSNIEGKGAVTIRDLVRNSLRMRPDRIVVGEVRDASALDMLQAMNTGHDGSICTLHSNGPRDTLSRMETMVLMAGMELPVRAIREQVASAVDLIVHQTRFKDGSRRITHITEVERMEGEIITLQDIFVFDNSPGFDEAGRVLGRLVSTGLRPKFLEKLSDQNVRIDPTIFRVGG
- a CDS encoding AAA family ATPase, which produces MPVLVEAAAPAVAALQRAMPAGSHAVATTDRMHAWLDQHPDEYVAALGPSVPFEVALSTAEDLRVNRPTVSVVLVRDQFDTDMLTRAMHAGVRDVVASEDEKGLTQAVERAHQLHEALRGPAGARQQGRIVTVFSPKGGVGKTTSSVNLALALSDKGARKVCLVDLDLAFGDVAITMQLFPTHSIEQAVGSEDSVDLSMIEGLLTRHEDALMVLAAPAHPDVRERVTPLLISRILRALRDGFDYVVVDTSPSFDDATLTALDETDECVVVATLDVPTLKNVKVALETMDVLNIARGHRHLFLNRADPEIGISIEKVESILGMPVSSRVASAMDVAASTNTGTPIVVAKPGHPASMAFYSLASSVTGEPVAPPAGTVPTASEPGRRGLFRRGRS